The window ATAATCCTAAATTTAGGATTAAACGACCGAGATATACGCGCGAGCCGACTCGAAACAGAAAAGAGAGGCTATCGAAAAGGCATTTGAAAATCTCACTCCTTCTGGTGTTATTGGAGAATGGGTTGATAATAATGACTTGATCTCATGGCTCAAAGGACTTGGTAGGTAAGAGATGAATATTATGTAAAGTCCAAATGTGAAGTATACCTGTAATATGCCAATAATCAATATGCTTTGCACTGGACTTTACATAATTAATTTGTTGTCATAACCTTTTTTATGGAAAGCTTTCCATAAAAAAGGAGACTCTATGAGAAGAAAAAAACGATAATTTTGTCTTTGCCTTTTTTGATGAATCAAAAAAGGATGACCTTCGGAGTGCCCTCCGGGAGAACGGAGGGGGTCAACATCCCGGATAGGGGGTCAACATCACCGGAATATGCAATTAATGAGACTTCTCTTTTTATCCCTAATGTTTGATAATAGGTTTTGAAGGTATGCAAAAAGCACAAATAGGGAATCAGGCTGTAAGAGTTTCTGTAAATATCATCGACTAATTCCGACATAAACCAAAACTCTAACAGATGTTTGGGGATATCTGAATTTTGTGCATCGATATTTTTTGAGATAAAATCAATGCTTTCCTAGTAAAGTAAATTTTCTGCCATATAACTCTTAACTTTAATTTGAGTTCCACGACAAAAAAAGAAGACGTGGAGACTACTAACTTATCCGTTTCGAGGCTCTGGCAAGCCATTGTCCAAATAAGCAGTAGCTCCACGTCTATACGACATGGAGCATCCTCGCTTATTACCCATGGACATTTGAAATTGCCAGATTTCGAAACAGGGTAATACCGTGAATACTATTCCAATATGTTTTGCGGATATTTCCGCTTTTATTTCTTTACTGCAAAGATAATACCGTTTAGGGAGTTTTCTGTTTTATTTATTTAGGAAAACCCCAAAAATATCATTTTTCAAATTGCAGTTCAATCTCTTTCTTTTCTATAAGCTGTTTAAGGCAGTTAGCCTGCCCTCCATGAAACTTAAAACACAATCTTTACATCTTCCTTGTAATGCTGTAACGTGCCGTTTAGGCTCGCTGTCCAGCCATCAATAAAGACTTTTCCATTTTTGATAGCATCGGCATAATCTTCTTTACTGATTTTCTCGCTATTGGTGATATAGTAGTGTTTGCCGATTTTGTAAATACAATCTTTTACAACTTCTTCCGGCACTTGGGTAGGTTCATCTAAACCAACCGTAAAAATCATATTGTATATACGACTGAGAACATCATCGCTCAATTCCGGGAAAATGATTTGTCCATCTTCCACCTCTAATTTAGGGGCTTTTATACTATCAAAAACCTTGAAACCAATATCCGGAATTTCTTTTTTATCCTCTTCAAACATGCCTGCTTCATTGTTTTCTTCTTCTATTTCTGCTGCAATTTTTTCACTTGCTCGCCTTAACCTCTCTATCGTTATGCTGGAAATGACTGGCTCTAAACCATTGTCCTCACAGAATTGATAAGCGGGTTTGTTTTCATCTATGAGTTCATCTAGTTGACAAAGAATAAATTTTCTTTTACCCCCATCTTTGTTTAGCTCCATGACTGCCTCACCTGTGGTTCCACTCCCGGCAAAGAAATCTAAACATATCGAGTCGATATCAGAGCCAATATTTAATATCTTTTTCAATAGATATGTAGGCTTGGGGAAGTCGAAAGCATCCCCCATATCAAGCTTTCTTAGCTCTGTTGAACCTTGCTCTGTAATCACCCCTGTTTCATCCCAAATTCCATCTTCTTCTTCATCTCCACTAGATAGCTCTAACTCTTCAAACCATATAGTTTTTGCCTTAAAAGTGTCTTTCCTATATTTTTCATATATACCATATTCTCCTGTGGTTTTAATTCGGGCTACTATGTTACTATTTAATGTTGTCTCACCAATATTGTTTTCTAATTTCTTGGTGCCCCAACGCCAACAACTTTCTTCTTGTTCGCTATTTAAAGGGACAACTTGCACATTGAAATCTCCTGACATTTCTAAGGAGATGGGAGAATACCCATTTCTATCTATTTCTTTTGTGTTTACATAAATAGGGTAATACAAATTTGGGCGATTAAATCGACCAAACTTAGGATTCCTGTTCCTTAACTCCCTTTCTGTAAAATCACCAATATCATCAGTTTTCACACCTCCTGAAAGCTCTTTTTCCAGTTCATTTAGAATAGTTTTCTCTGATTTTACATATACTAGAAGATATTCATGTGTCTTGGCTATTTGCTTGTAAGTTTGACCTCTCTTGTTTGATTGAATTATAATTTGAGATATAAAGTTTTCTTCTCCAAAAACATCATCACAAAGTAGCTTTAAATTTGCTTGCTCATTGTCATCAATACTAATAAATATAGCACCATCTTGGCTCAACAGATCCCTTGCTAATAATAAACGAGGGTACATGAAAGCTAACCAACCATTATGACTTCTTTTGGTTCTAAAACTAAAATCCATGCGAGCAAAGTCATCTTCACTCAGATTTACTA is drawn from bacterium and contains these coding sequences:
- a CDS encoding site-specific DNA-methyltransferase encodes the protein MESKERFIQEGFKVFNSEKTENKLLAFLKENYPSVIKDNEIDLNELKAIAGLPIDEKVNGYGLNFVGRNFARGKYAQKTEMELRLNTKMSKNIDTTQNLVLKGDNLDSLKILKNHYTGKIKCIYIDPPYNTTNDEFIYPDRFNKEEAEVLGLVNLSEDDFARMDFSFRTKRSHNGWLAFMYPRLLLARDLLSQDGAIFISIDDNEQANLKLLCDDVFGEENFISQIIIQSNKRGQTYKQIAKTHEYLLVYVKSEKTILNELEKELSGGVKTDDIGDFTERELRNRNPKFGRFNRPNLYYPIYVNTKEIDRNGYSPISLEMSGDFNVQVVPLNSEQEESCWRWGTKKLENNIGETTLNSNIVARIKTTGEYGIYEKYRKDTFKAKTIWFEELELSSGDEEEDGIWDETGVITEQGSTELRKLDMGDAFDFPKPTYLLKKILNIGSDIDSICLDFFAGSGTTGEAVMELNKDGGKRKFILCQLDELIDENKPAYQFCEDNGLEPVISSITIERLRRASEKIAAEIEEENNEAGMFEEDKKEIPDIGFKVFDSIKAPKLEVEDGQIIFPELSDDVLSRIYNMIFTVGLDEPTQVPEEVVKDCIYKIGKHYYITNSEKISKEDYADAIKNGKVFIDGWTASLNGTLQHYKEDVKIVF